From Humisphaera borealis, the proteins below share one genomic window:
- a CDS encoding DUF3341 domain-containing protein: protein MKKTATTPSGAVEAPKVIGLLAEFATVTDVIEAARRVRSAGYSRWDVHSPFPIHGIDPVMGIRPTRLPWLVLTAGLIGLVGGIALQWFANAESYPFLISGKPIWSLPANIPVAFETTILCAALTAVFGMLGLNRLPTHYNPLFRSERFRRATSDRFFILVDASDQQFEIHRTMLLFTDAGAIAVETVED from the coding sequence ATGAAGAAGACAGCTACAACACCTTCCGGCGCCGTCGAAGCCCCGAAGGTTATCGGGCTGCTCGCGGAGTTCGCGACCGTGACCGATGTCATCGAGGCCGCGCGGCGCGTTCGCAGCGCCGGCTACAGCCGATGGGATGTCCATTCACCGTTCCCGATCCATGGAATTGATCCCGTCATGGGAATCCGTCCGACCCGCCTGCCCTGGCTCGTGCTGACAGCCGGGCTGATCGGGCTTGTCGGCGGCATCGCACTTCAGTGGTTCGCTAACGCCGAAAGCTACCCGTTTCTCATCAGCGGCAAGCCGATCTGGAGTTTGCCGGCGAATATCCCTGTCGCTTTCGAGACCACGATCCTGTGTGCAGCGCTGACGGCCGTCTTTGGCATGCTCGGACTAAATCGGCTGCCGACGCACTACAACCCGCTGTTCAGGTCGGAACGCTTCCGGCGTGCGACCAGCGATCGCTTCTTCATCCTTGTCGATGCGTCCGACCAGCAGTTTGAAATCCACCGGACCATGCTTCTGTTCACCGATGCCGGTGCAATCGCGGTCGAGACGGTGGAAGACTGA
- a CDS encoding family 43 glycosylhydrolase: protein MGPGHNSTALGPDGKTLFMVYHAWDAAHSGRQMCIDPITWTADGPRVDGPSTMPRQL, encoded by the coding sequence GTGGGGCCCGGGCATAACAGCACTGCCCTAGGTCCGGACGGCAAGACACTGTTTATGGTTTATCACGCGTGGGATGCCGCCCACTCCGGCCGTCAGATGTGCATCGACCCGATTACTTGGACGGCCGACGGTCCACGCGTTGACGGCCCCAGCACGATGCCTCGACAGCTTTAA
- a CDS encoding c-type cytochrome encodes MDPIEHNLDDTQRAAAAKPATVGSTTRRQSAGDISSALVVGIAAVAVMLLTAGVIGGQAWMRWGEVRARSEADASAPANRTLATAASYEQSADPQTSQAIQFLVANAGRTGWPTTQPEQIQAASTAPLVAGLNKARVKTGMAVFQRFGCAACHTTDGRAGVGPSLLDVFGSTVDLSTGASVVADADFIRESIRQPAAKIHRGYTPVMPDFGPQIKDREIEGLIEFLKSISPSPQSRKETGPLQNPT; translated from the coding sequence ATGGACCCCATCGAACATAATCTCGACGACACTCAGCGGGCCGCCGCCGCCAAACCTGCAACGGTCGGGAGCACCACGCGACGCCAGTCGGCGGGTGACATCAGTTCGGCTTTGGTCGTCGGCATCGCAGCGGTGGCCGTAATGCTGCTGACCGCAGGCGTGATCGGTGGGCAAGCCTGGATGCGCTGGGGTGAGGTTCGCGCCCGATCCGAAGCCGATGCGTCGGCACCGGCGAATCGAACCTTGGCCACAGCAGCCAGCTATGAGCAGTCTGCCGATCCGCAGACGTCGCAAGCAATTCAGTTTCTTGTCGCCAACGCCGGCCGAACAGGTTGGCCGACGACACAGCCGGAACAGATTCAGGCCGCTTCGACCGCGCCGTTGGTCGCCGGCTTGAATAAGGCACGGGTGAAGACCGGCATGGCGGTTTTCCAGCGGTTCGGGTGCGCAGCCTGCCATACCACCGACGGCCGGGCGGGTGTCGGACCGAGCTTGTTAGATGTCTTCGGCTCGACGGTCGATCTGTCCACAGGCGCAAGTGTGGTGGCCGACGCCGACTTTATCCGCGAGTCGATCCGCCAGCCCGCGGCCAAGATTCACAGGGGGTATACGCCGGTCATGCCCGATTTCGGACCGCAGATCAAAGATCGCGAGATTGAAGGCCTGATCGAGTTTCTCAAGAGCATCAGCCCCTCGCCGCAGAGCCGCAAAGAGACGGGTCCTCTGCAGAACCCGACTTGA
- a CDS encoding protoporphyrinogen/coproporphyrinogen oxidase, with the protein MEKKIVIIGAGPTGLGAAYRLKELGHKNFAVYDRLPYIGGLASSFTDSAGFTWDIGGHVMFSHYKYYDDVFDKLMGKDCQLNMRECWVRMFETWVPYPFQNNIRYLPKDVTLECLLGLVEAQTRRNPKAAKNFEEFIDAVFGDGIAKHFMKPYNFKVWAHPPAMMNKEWIGERVAVLDISRAIKNVVLGSDDFGWGPNNQFKFPLFGGTGEFYRRFEKPLAGHVHLNKTVDVINPARKEVRFQDGEIVAYDELISTIPLDKLCNNVLTGEVPREIKKAAASLRHSGGYMIGIGIKQPCPSTKSWMYFPESNCPFYRVTYLSNYSPHMTPDNSRYYSLLCEVSYSEFKPVDETRVVDETIQGLVNAGLIKEEDRKDIVDTWVFDAKYSYPTPSVERDEILSEVIPFLESQQIYSRGRFGMWKYEVSNTDHSLMQGVELVNRLLLNEPETTIGMTYSSTTDGRNAAVHERSPRAGSGDPRRSVVSTGPAKTNPDQLGDQHEAHISEEELGVTVGPSAEKSLKTAKR; encoded by the coding sequence ATGGAAAAGAAGATCGTGATCATCGGAGCGGGCCCCACCGGGCTGGGTGCCGCATACCGCCTCAAAGAACTCGGCCATAAGAACTTTGCAGTCTACGACCGCCTTCCTTACATCGGCGGGTTGGCCAGCAGTTTCACGGATTCGGCGGGCTTTACATGGGACATCGGCGGCCATGTGATGTTCAGTCACTACAAGTACTATGACGACGTATTCGACAAGCTGATGGGCAAGGATTGCCAGCTGAACATGCGCGAATGCTGGGTCCGCATGTTCGAAACCTGGGTGCCCTATCCCTTTCAGAACAATATTCGCTACCTCCCCAAGGATGTGACCCTTGAGTGCCTGCTCGGGCTTGTGGAAGCGCAGACCCGTCGCAATCCGAAAGCAGCGAAGAACTTCGAGGAATTCATCGACGCCGTGTTTGGTGACGGAATCGCAAAGCACTTCATGAAGCCTTACAACTTCAAGGTGTGGGCGCATCCGCCGGCGATGATGAACAAGGAATGGATTGGCGAACGCGTCGCGGTGCTCGATATCAGCCGGGCGATCAAAAACGTCGTGCTCGGCTCGGATGACTTTGGCTGGGGTCCCAACAATCAGTTCAAGTTCCCACTCTTTGGCGGTACTGGCGAGTTTTACCGCCGGTTCGAAAAACCGCTGGCTGGCCACGTTCATCTCAACAAGACCGTCGACGTCATCAACCCGGCGAGGAAGGAAGTTCGCTTCCAGGACGGCGAGATCGTCGCATACGACGAGCTGATCTCGACCATTCCCCTGGACAAGCTGTGCAACAACGTCCTGACGGGTGAGGTTCCTCGCGAGATCAAGAAGGCTGCTGCTTCGCTGCGACATAGCGGCGGATACATGATCGGCATTGGGATTAAGCAGCCGTGTCCGAGCACCAAGAGCTGGATGTACTTTCCCGAGAGCAACTGCCCCTTCTACAGGGTCACATATCTGTCCAACTATTCGCCGCATATGACTCCGGACAACAGCAGGTATTACAGCTTGCTATGCGAGGTGAGCTACAGCGAGTTCAAGCCCGTGGATGAAACGCGAGTGGTCGATGAAACCATCCAAGGCTTGGTCAATGCGGGGCTGATCAAGGAGGAAGATCGCAAAGATATCGTCGACACTTGGGTTTTCGATGCCAAGTACAGTTACCCGACGCCAAGCGTCGAACGGGACGAGATCCTCTCAGAGGTGATTCCTTTCCTGGAGAGTCAACAGATTTACAGCCGAGGGCGCTTCGGCATGTGGAAGTATGAAGTGTCAAATACCGATCATTCGCTGATGCAGGGTGTCGAACTTGTTAATCGACTTTTGCTCAATGAGCCCGAGACGACGATTGGGATGACCTACAGCAGTACGACTGACGGTCGTAACGCCGCCGTCCATGAGCGTAGTCCCCGCGCCGGCTCGGGTGATCCTCGCAGATCGGTTGTTTCAACGGGGCCTGCCAAGACCAACCCGGACCAACTCGGGGATCAACACGAGGCGCACATCTCCGAAGAGGAACTCGGCGTAACGGTCGGCCCCTCAGCGGAGAAGTCTTTGAAGACGGCGAAGCGCTAA
- the nrfD gene encoding NrfD/PsrC family molybdoenzyme membrane anchor subunit: MARDIDNTAEDPRRRAPLVLGGRDFTSVTDCVCAVAERPTTLAWKIAFAGSLSLLAVLGVCLAYLISTGVGVWGNNQPVGWAFDIVNFVFWVGIGHAGTLISAVLFLFRQNWRTGINRFAEAMTIFAVVCAAMFPGVHVGRVWLAYWLFPIPNQMGMWPNFRSPLLWDVFAVGTYATVSLLFWYVGLIPDLATLRDRATSRSKQFLYGLFALGWTGSSRAWHRFERAYLLLAALATPLVLSVHSVVSFDFATSQVPGWHTTIFPPYFVAGAIFGGFAMVLNLAIPARELFGLNDIITRRHIDNMARVLLGTGLIVSYAYATEFWTAWYSANDAEQFAFLNRAFGPFAWAFWTMIFCNVVAPQFLWSKRVRSNVWAVFGVALLANIGMWFERFVIIVTSLARDHLPSSWWGFVPTAVDLLTLAGSFGLFFTLFLLFCRYLPVVAMAEVKSIMPQAHGHDPEPSTESAVAGSTAVTIHSAGQSRSIPTGAVTA, encoded by the coding sequence ATGGCACGAGACATAGACAACACCGCGGAAGACCCCCGACGCAGAGCGCCACTGGTGCTCGGCGGCCGCGACTTCACTTCGGTCACCGACTGTGTTTGCGCAGTCGCCGAGCGTCCCACCACGCTCGCTTGGAAGATCGCGTTTGCCGGATCTCTATCGCTCCTGGCTGTGCTGGGTGTTTGCCTGGCGTACCTGATATCGACCGGAGTCGGTGTCTGGGGAAACAACCAGCCGGTGGGCTGGGCATTTGATATCGTTAACTTCGTCTTCTGGGTCGGCATCGGCCACGCCGGAACACTGATTTCCGCCGTCCTCTTTCTGTTCCGGCAGAACTGGCGGACAGGCATCAACCGTTTCGCCGAGGCGATGACGATTTTTGCCGTCGTCTGCGCCGCGATGTTTCCTGGGGTGCACGTCGGGCGTGTTTGGCTGGCCTACTGGCTATTCCCGATTCCCAACCAGATGGGCATGTGGCCGAACTTCCGCAGCCCGCTGCTGTGGGACGTCTTTGCCGTGGGCACCTATGCGACCGTCTCGTTGCTGTTCTGGTACGTGGGACTGATCCCCGATCTGGCAACACTGCGCGACCGCGCTACGTCGCGCAGCAAGCAATTCCTTTACGGGTTGTTCGCGCTCGGATGGACCGGATCAAGCCGCGCCTGGCACCGGTTTGAGCGAGCCTATCTGTTGCTGGCTGCGCTCGCGACGCCCCTGGTGCTCTCCGTCCACTCCGTGGTGTCATTCGATTTTGCCACCAGTCAGGTCCCCGGCTGGCACACGACCATCTTCCCGCCGTACTTTGTTGCCGGGGCGATCTTCGGTGGGTTTGCGATGGTGCTGAACCTGGCGATCCCTGCTCGCGAGCTCTTCGGCCTCAATGACATTATCACCCGCCGCCACATCGACAACATGGCCAGGGTGCTTCTGGGCACAGGGCTCATCGTGAGCTACGCATATGCGACCGAGTTCTGGACCGCGTGGTATAGCGCCAACGACGCCGAGCAGTTTGCATTTCTCAACCGCGCCTTCGGGCCGTTCGCCTGGGCCTTCTGGACGATGATTTTCTGCAACGTAGTTGCCCCCCAGTTCCTCTGGTCCAAGCGCGTCCGTTCCAACGTCTGGGCGGTCTTCGGTGTCGCGCTGCTGGCCAACATCGGCATGTGGTTCGAGCGATTCGTCATCATCGTAACTTCCCTGGCGCGGGACCATCTTCCGTCGAGCTGGTGGGGGTTTGTGCCGACCGCTGTTGATCTGCTTACCCTGGCCGGCAGTTTCGGGCTCTTCTTCACCCTGTTCCTGCTGTTCTGTCGGTATCTGCCGGTCGTCGCAATGGCCGAGGTGAAATCGATCATGCCGCAGGCGCACGGTCACGACCCCGAGCCCTCGACAGAATCTGCCGTCGCAGGGAGCACCGCGGTGACCATTCATTCCGCCGGTCAGTCGCGCTCAATACCGACAGGAGCGGTAACGGCATGA
- a CDS encoding c-type cytochrome → MAPMADPNVNIPLYTHGPSQPGGGRLPIAIVVGLLAIIAALLVPLAISARARVSTSDEPRIQPIQDMAQQPRYGPQSPSAVFNDGRAMRSPVSGTVARGRADDDDHYYRGFRTVTDANGNDTTTFLDGFPQRVTLTPELIARGEQRFNIYCAACHGKDGSGNGPIHQRASELVVLHQANWTPPAYLHSDVVRTRPDGHLYNTINVGIRNMPAHGPQIPVADRWAIVAWVRTLQLRQNPPTPAAGKLP, encoded by the coding sequence ATGGCTCCCATGGCCGATCCGAACGTCAACATCCCGCTCTACACACACGGCCCGTCGCAGCCTGGCGGCGGTCGGCTGCCGATCGCGATTGTCGTAGGGTTGCTCGCGATCATCGCGGCGTTACTGGTGCCGCTTGCGATCTCGGCGCGAGCACGTGTCAGCACGAGCGACGAACCCCGCATCCAGCCGATTCAGGATATGGCGCAGCAGCCCCGATACGGCCCCCAATCACCCAGCGCGGTCTTCAATGACGGCAGGGCGATGCGATCGCCGGTGAGTGGAACGGTCGCCCGGGGGCGGGCCGATGACGACGACCACTACTATCGTGGCTTTCGAACCGTTACCGACGCCAACGGGAACGACACCACCACCTTCCTTGATGGTTTCCCACAACGCGTCACTCTGACCCCCGAGCTGATCGCCCGTGGTGAACAACGGTTCAACATCTACTGCGCAGCGTGTCACGGCAAGGACGGCTCCGGGAACGGCCCGATCCACCAGCGGGCGTCGGAACTTGTCGTACTGCATCAGGCCAATTGGACGCCACCGGCGTATCTGCACAGTGACGTCGTCCGTACCCGCCCCGACGGGCATCTATACAACACGATCAATGTCGGCATCAGAAACATGCCTGCGCACGGCCCGCAGATTCCCGTCGCCGACCGTTGGGCGATCGTCGCGTGGGTGCGAACGCTGCAACTGCGGCAGAACCCACCGACACCGGCCGCGGGCAAGCTTCCATGA
- a CDS encoding family 1 glycosylhydrolase, with translation MPYISKVQKKRRQRMAVPLAGLNGSASLHGKESIANNLHLPSPTSAEISDSLRFMFAVGIECSNPIVAGNHRVDQLESTGHYEHWKKDLHLVRDLGLRYLRYGPPIHRIFTGPGQYRWDLLDPVMEEMARLGIRPIIDFVHFGLPDWLRDFQNPEWPKHVAEYAAAFCQRYPWVRFFTPVNEIFVTAQFSAAFGWWNEQLMSDQAFVTNIKHSVKASMLAMREVLHQRPDAIFIFSESTEYVHPGSPAQVERATFLNERRFLSLDLLFGHDVSATMYRYLLQSGLTPDEYQWFRDQTDLRAHCIMGTDYYITNEHVLRDDGSTIGAGDVYGYYVITRQYYDRYRLPVMHTETNRVSNLAVEWLWKEWMNLLRLRQDGVPIVGFTWYGLLDMKDWDSALTKVRGHVNKVGLYTLDRRPRKVAREYRKLVENFSSFPISSSKFPILTA, from the coding sequence ATGCCGTACATCAGCAAAGTCCAGAAGAAGCGCCGGCAACGGATGGCCGTCCCACTAGCGGGGTTAAACGGATCGGCATCGCTGCACGGCAAAGAGAGCATTGCCAACAACCTGCATCTTCCGTCGCCGACGTCAGCGGAGATCAGCGACAGTCTTCGATTCATGTTCGCTGTTGGCATCGAGTGCTCGAATCCGATCGTTGCCGGCAATCACCGGGTGGACCAGCTCGAGTCCACCGGTCACTACGAACATTGGAAGAAGGATCTCCATCTCGTACGCGACTTGGGTTTGCGATATCTGCGGTACGGTCCTCCGATCCACCGCATTTTCACGGGGCCGGGCCAATACCGTTGGGACCTGCTTGATCCTGTGATGGAGGAGATGGCCAGGCTCGGAATACGGCCCATCATCGATTTCGTCCATTTCGGTCTGCCTGATTGGCTGCGCGATTTCCAGAACCCCGAGTGGCCGAAGCACGTCGCCGAATACGCTGCGGCGTTTTGTCAAAGGTATCCGTGGGTACGGTTCTTTACGCCGGTCAACGAAATCTTCGTGACGGCGCAGTTTTCCGCCGCGTTCGGCTGGTGGAACGAGCAGCTCATGAGCGATCAGGCGTTTGTGACGAACATCAAGCATTCGGTAAAGGCATCAATGCTGGCGATGCGTGAGGTACTGCACCAGCGACCCGACGCGATCTTTATTTTCAGCGAGTCGACTGAATACGTTCACCCGGGTAGTCCGGCCCAGGTGGAACGGGCGACGTTCCTCAACGAGCGGCGGTTCCTCTCGCTCGATCTACTGTTCGGCCATGACGTTTCAGCGACCATGTATCGCTATTTGCTCCAGAGCGGCCTGACGCCTGACGAGTACCAGTGGTTTCGCGACCAAACCGACCTGCGCGCCCACTGCATCATGGGAACGGACTACTACATCACCAACGAACATGTGCTCCGCGACGACGGAAGCACCATCGGCGCCGGCGACGTCTATGGCTACTACGTCATTACACGCCAGTACTACGACCGATATCGCCTGCCTGTGATGCACACGGAAACAAACCGAGTCTCCAACCTCGCCGTCGAGTGGCTGTGGAAAGAGTGGATGAACCTGCTTCGCCTGAGGCAGGACGGCGTTCCGATTGTCGGTTTCACTTGGTACGGCCTTCTCGACATGAAGGACTGGGACAGCGCTTTGACGAAAGTGCGCGGCCACGTCAACAAGGTCGGCCTCTATACGCTTGACCGCCGGCCGAGAAAGGTCGCCCGCGAGTATCGGAAACTGGTTGAAAACTTCTCGTCGTTCCCGATCAGCAGCTCCAAGTTCCCGATACTGACCGCGTAA
- a CDS encoding family 1 glycosylhydrolase, with the protein MARVPRLTSASVRPRPLIGSIRGNLCKINHSSVAAIATPEGLRMSSTATGFQIASPRNVTKPPTAAASKTFIWGAGIECSFIPHLEVDQFEWTQHNRFWKEDFRRARDEVGVSALRYALPWHEIEVQPGRFNWSAADERVAFAAELGLELYLDVMHFGTPTWLRQAAGDPEFPESLERFTTALVERYRSVIHTWSPCNEPLILALFSGDFGFWPPHSRKWRGYMPLLSRVVQATSRAIRAIRRADPQATVLLCDNVENFKTRDPLLSAEVDRRNMRRFLAMDLLTGRFGSDHPLHQWVTAYGMSEIDLEWFRTHPQRPDVLGLDYYPNSEWQLERTADGIRQRRADTPVGLYGAAKAYYSRFALPMMLTETSADGQSINREIWLDQVVEDCNRLRSEGLPMLGCFWWPLIDQLDWDGALTHRIGKVHEVGLYNLRRQPDGTLKRSASPLVEQYRLLVAGGDDSVGTLDFISEPSDEADQGPPIGIEPPMSKTENAETSTRTSRVASPPARNGNAPSTTPQEVAASVAPAGAVSNALGDTKAFDKYGIVVFSHLRWGFVWQRPQQFLSRFARKHRILFVEEPFFDLREGEEPRVELHKVMPNVTVAAPHVAPSWNRNPKLPQILREFTKQSIAAMNERGDFDRPLLWYYSPMDSAWSLGHFQNRGIVYDCMDELSQFTGAPMALVENEARLMTVADVVFTGGYELGEKKSKQHPNVHPFGCGVDYGHFSKASDATTAVPPDIDFMAKPVIGWFGVVDERVDYAMVGEMARMRPNWSFAMVGPVVKVDPNTLPHAPNLFWLGGRDYQQLPNYCRAFDVNMMCFAINAATQFINPTKGLEYMATGKPIVGTGVRDVVRQWSDIVRIASGASEFVAAIEDALRSRGNDPRVQRGLELAKQCSWEQTVANMQGLIRDALAADDRRSATPVAPLNEAELEFSYVATQGS; encoded by the coding sequence TTGGCACGCGTACCGCGACTCACGTCTGCGTCAGTTCGCCCGCGGCCGCTAATCGGCTCCATCAGGGGAAATCTTTGCAAAATTAATCATTCGTCAGTCGCGGCGATCGCGACCCCGGAAGGACTGCGCATGTCTTCGACAGCTACAGGATTTCAGATTGCTTCGCCCCGTAACGTAACAAAGCCGCCAACAGCGGCTGCGTCGAAAACGTTCATTTGGGGAGCGGGAATCGAGTGTTCGTTCATTCCTCATCTGGAAGTCGATCAGTTCGAATGGACGCAGCATAACCGGTTTTGGAAAGAGGATTTTCGTCGGGCCAGGGACGAGGTCGGCGTCTCCGCCCTTCGGTATGCCCTGCCGTGGCATGAAATCGAAGTCCAGCCCGGTCGATTCAATTGGTCAGCTGCCGATGAACGTGTGGCATTTGCGGCCGAGTTGGGACTCGAACTCTACCTCGACGTCATGCACTTTGGGACGCCGACTTGGCTGCGGCAAGCGGCCGGCGATCCTGAGTTCCCGGAAAGCCTGGAACGCTTCACGACGGCGTTGGTTGAGCGCTACCGAAGCGTGATACATACGTGGTCCCCCTGCAATGAGCCGCTGATCCTGGCGCTCTTCAGCGGCGACTTTGGTTTTTGGCCACCGCACTCGCGAAAGTGGCGCGGCTATATGCCGCTGCTCAGTCGCGTCGTGCAGGCGACCAGCCGGGCCATTCGCGCCATTCGTCGCGCTGATCCGCAGGCCACCGTTCTGCTTTGCGACAACGTGGAGAACTTCAAAACTCGTGACCCCTTGCTCTCGGCAGAAGTTGATCGCCGCAACATGCGAAGGTTCCTGGCGATGGACCTCCTGACGGGTCGCTTCGGCTCCGACCATCCGCTCCATCAGTGGGTGACGGCATACGGGATGAGCGAAATCGATCTTGAGTGGTTTCGCACTCACCCGCAGCGCCCCGACGTGCTCGGGCTGGACTACTACCCGAACAGCGAGTGGCAACTGGAACGCACCGCCGATGGCATTCGTCAGCGCAGGGCCGATACACCGGTCGGGCTCTACGGCGCGGCGAAAGCGTACTACAGCCGATTTGCGCTGCCGATGATGCTGACCGAAACGAGCGCGGACGGACAATCGATTAATCGAGAGATATGGCTCGACCAGGTGGTCGAAGACTGCAATCGACTCCGTTCTGAGGGCCTCCCGATGCTGGGCTGCTTCTGGTGGCCACTGATCGACCAGCTCGATTGGGACGGAGCATTGACGCACCGTATCGGCAAGGTGCACGAGGTGGGGCTCTATAACCTGCGCCGTCAACCCGATGGGACACTAAAGCGCAGTGCCAGTCCGCTGGTCGAGCAGTACCGGTTACTCGTGGCCGGCGGAGACGATTCGGTCGGAACGCTGGACTTTATCAGCGAGCCGTCGGACGAAGCTGACCAGGGACCGCCGATCGGCATCGAACCGCCGATGTCGAAAACGGAAAATGCGGAGACATCCACTCGAACGTCCCGCGTTGCATCGCCACCCGCCCGTAACGGCAATGCACCTTCCACGACGCCGCAGGAGGTTGCCGCCAGCGTTGCACCGGCGGGTGCAGTGTCCAACGCTCTTGGCGACACGAAAGCATTCGACAAGTATGGCATCGTGGTGTTCAGCCACCTCCGGTGGGGGTTTGTCTGGCAGCGGCCGCAGCAGTTCCTGTCCCGATTCGCCCGCAAACACCGCATCCTTTTTGTGGAGGAGCCGTTCTTCGATCTCCGGGAAGGCGAAGAGCCGCGTGTCGAATTGCACAAGGTCATGCCGAACGTGACCGTGGCTGCACCACATGTAGCACCGAGTTGGAATCGCAACCCGAAGCTGCCGCAGATACTCCGGGAGTTCACCAAGCAATCGATTGCCGCGATGAACGAGCGAGGTGACTTTGACCGGCCGCTTCTTTGGTACTACTCGCCGATGGATTCGGCGTGGTCGCTGGGGCACTTCCAGAATCGCGGCATCGTTTACGACTGCATGGACGAGCTTTCGCAATTCACCGGCGCGCCCATGGCGTTGGTCGAGAACGAGGCGCGGCTGATGACAGTTGCGGACGTCGTCTTTACCGGAGGCTATGAGCTCGGCGAGAAAAAGAGCAAGCAGCATCCGAACGTCCATCCCTTTGGCTGCGGCGTGGACTACGGGCACTTTTCCAAGGCATCCGACGCGACGACCGCAGTGCCCCCCGACATCGACTTCATGGCCAAGCCGGTCATTGGCTGGTTCGGTGTAGTGGACGAGCGCGTCGATTACGCGATGGTCGGAGAAATGGCGCGAATGCGGCCGAACTGGTCTTTTGCAATGGTGGGCCCGGTCGTCAAGGTCGATCCGAATACGCTGCCGCACGCACCCAATCTGTTTTGGCTTGGCGGACGCGACTACCAGCAGTTGCCCAACTACTGCCGCGCGTTTGACGTCAACATGATGTGTTTTGCGATCAACGCCGCCACTCAATTTATCAACCCGACCAAGGGACTTGAGTACATGGCGACCGGCAAGCCGATTGTCGGCACAGGCGTTCGTGATGTGGTCCGCCAATGGAGTGACATTGTCCGCATCGCCAGTGGCGCTTCAGAGTTCGTTGCTGCGATCGAAGACGCACTGCGGTCGCGGGGGAATGACCCGCGTGTGCAACGCGGCCTTGAGCTGGCGAAACAGTGCAGTTGGGAACAGACCGTCGCGAACATGCAGGGGCTGATTCGGGATGCACTGGCTGCAGACGACCGTCGCAGTGCGACGCCCGTAGCACCTTTGAACGAAGCAGAACTCGAATTCAGCTACGTGGCAACCCAAGGCTCCTGA
- a CDS encoding glycoside hydrolase family 43 protein, translating into MTMKYCNPVYPHDFADPFVLKTGDLYYAFGTSAPGSDGRPFPVLRSTDLVHWIPLGGALTPLSNPIAHSYWAPEVIERQGSFYLFYSASTSTSDEHHRLRVARSDNPAGPYKDCGRSLLPNIGFSIDASPFHDVATDKYFLYFANDFETSEPHGTGISVVELADDFLSVVGEPQTVVRALADWQIYERNRNYKGRVWERWHCVEGPSVVFRDGQYYCFYSGGAWHGTEYGVGYAVASHPLGPWRDDFAAHGPVVLKGIPEGSWGPGITALP; encoded by the coding sequence ATGACGATGAAGTACTGCAATCCCGTCTACCCGCATGATTTTGCAGATCCGTTCGTGCTCAAGACTGGCGACCTGTACTACGCCTTCGGAACGTCTGCCCCCGGTTCTGACGGACGACCGTTTCCTGTCTTGCGGTCAACCGATCTGGTCCATTGGATACCGTTGGGCGGTGCACTAACGCCTCTGAGCAACCCAATCGCCCACTCGTATTGGGCACCCGAGGTGATTGAGCGACAGGGCAGCTTCTACCTTTTCTACTCAGCCTCCACCTCAACGTCTGACGAGCATCATCGACTACGTGTCGCGCGGTCCGACAATCCGGCTGGCCCCTACAAGGATTGCGGCCGGTCATTGCTTCCAAACATCGGCTTTTCAATCGATGCCAGTCCATTCCATGATGTGGCGACGGACAAGTATTTCCTTTATTTCGCCAACGACTTTGAGACCTCGGAGCCCCATGGAACCGGGATCAGCGTGGTTGAGCTCGCTGATGATTTTCTGTCTGTCGTTGGCGAACCGCAGACCGTCGTTCGCGCTCTTGCCGATTGGCAGATCTACGAGCGCAACCGGAATTACAAAGGGCGTGTGTGGGAGAGGTGGCACTGCGTTGAGGGGCCCAGCGTCGTGTTTCGAGATGGGCAGTATTACTGTTTCTACTCCGGCGGCGCGTGGCACGGAACGGAATATGGCGTGGGGTACGCGGTCGCTTCCCACCCCCTGGGACCGTGGAGAGATGATTTTGCGGCGCACGGCCCGGTTGTATTGAAGGGGATCCCGGAAGGGTCGTGGGGCCCGGGCATAACAGCACTGCCCTAG